The Drosophila innubila isolate TH190305 chromosome 3R unlocalized genomic scaffold, UK_Dinn_1.0 2_E_3R, whole genome shotgun sequence genome has a segment encoding these proteins:
- the LOC117791546 gene encoding coiled-coil-helix-coiled-coil-helix domain-containing protein 10, mitochondrial-like yields MPRQRSSKPTSGAGRYSTGSTRSSSSSSSRGGYTPFTRKSSSNLPAVPPKAETKPATVAAAAPAAPSSGRSTGDLMKDMAATAAGVAVGSAVGHAVGAGITGAFSGGGQTAVQHAPQAPPAEERRPRSELVEEGPCAFEIRQFLKCSEENSDLSVCQGFNEALRQCRHRYNL; encoded by the coding sequence ATGCCACGTCAAAGGTCGAGCAAACCAACATCTGGAGCGGGACGCTATAGCACTGGCAGCACTAggagcagcagtagcagcagcagtcgaGGCGGATACACTCCATTCACTCGCAAATCGAGCAGCAATCTGCCAGCTGTGCCGCCCAAGGCAGAGACGAAAccggcaacagttgcagctgcagctccaGCTGCTCCTAGCTCGGGGCGTTCGACAGGGGATCTGATGAAGGATATGGCAGCGACTGCAGCAGGAGTTGCCGTCGGCTCGGCTGTAGGTCATGCTGTGGGCGCTGGCATAACAGGTGCATTCAGTGGAGGTGGCCAAACAGCAGTGCAGCACGCACCACAGGCACCGCCAGCTGAAGAGAGGAGACCGCGAAGTGAACTGGTCGAAGAGGGACCCTGTGCCTTTGAGATACGTCAGTTTCTCAAATGCAGCGAGGAGAACAGCGATCTATCAGTTTGTCAGGGCTTTAATGAGGCATTGAGACAATGTCGTCATCGTTACAATCTATAA